Proteins from one Cicer arietinum cultivar CDC Frontier isolate Library 1 chromosome 3, Cicar.CDCFrontier_v2.0, whole genome shotgun sequence genomic window:
- the LOC101490466 gene encoding uncharacterized protein, with product MDTLVSKLNSLVGLLTKKEVSIRILVDVVRNKVLFVQAGKDFVDVLLSFLTLPLGTIARLVRQESNINNLSIGSISLLYESVSILEKDRFISDLDKELLVHPINSMFQYCRYLKLNVDDTEKVRWFRCTNLDCGGKISRRRNCKCISKKRYKLCEGVLPPDKGFVPETATFIISDDLSVKPDDSQSTVSLPKYLGCEDVDTIKIVTINVTHKKILDLVKCSLLSTTPLTDVFLSNKLNLQNAKPISSMDLDVSKFTAKLVRKTIQVKAMVRKSNNKILYALGEEDFADLVLSFLTFPLGAVENMLNGNSDIDGIDNLYKSMLDLVPGRYLRSNDLVQKLDQSNFGRKIFTKSPSTYMVTDDLVVSPGSSTSAISFLTELQIPFSDLEEKVISIGNKQGLNLLKASLISSSALTDGLGPFIETKNTEKIISKLITPFMI from the exons ATGGATACTTTGGTAAGTAAGTTGAATAGCTTGGTTGGGCTGTTAACCAAAAAAGAAGTTTCCATAAGAATTTTAGTAGATGTAGTTAGAAACAAAGTTCTATTTGTCCAAGCAGGTAAGGACTTTGTTGATGTGCTACTAAGTTTCTTAACTTTGCCATTAGGCACCATTGCAAGGCTTGTGCGTCAAGAATCAAACATTAACAATCTTAGCATTGGTAGCATAAGCTTGTTATATGAAAGCGTGTCAATTCTTGAGAAAGATAGATTCATCTCAGATTTGGATAAAGAACTGTTGGTTCATCCAATTAACTCAATGTTTCAATATTGTCGATATCTAAAACTGAACGTTGATGACACTGAAAAAGTGAGGTGGTTTAGATGCACGAACCTAGATTGCGGTGGTAAAATTTCCAGGAGACGAAATTGCAAGTGTATTAGCAAGAAGAGATATAAGTTATGTGAAGGAGTTTTACCTCCTGATAAAGGTTTTGTTCCAGAAACTGCAACTTTTATTATTTCAGATGATTTGAGTGTGAAACCTGATGATTCTCAAAGTACTGTTTCTCTACCTAAGTATCTTGGATGTGAAGATGTAGATACTATCAAGATAGTAACTATCAATGTCACTCATAAGAAG ATACTAGATCTAGTGAAGTGCTCCTTATTGTCGACGACACCTTTAACAGACGTATTCTTGTCAAATAAACTGAATCTTCAGAATGCAAAACCCATCAGTTCAATGGATTTAGATGTTAGTAAATTTACAGCAAAGCTTGTAAGGAAGACCATACAAGTAAAGGCAATGGTAAGAAAATCCAATAACAAAATATTGTATGCTTTGGGTGAAGAGGATTTTGCAGACTTGGTACTAAGTTTTTTGACATTCCCTTTGGGAGCAGTGGAGAATATGTTAAATGGTAACTCTGACATTGACGGCATAGATAACCTATACAAGAGCATGCTTGATTTGGTTCCTGGtaggtatttgagatccaatgATTTAGTGCAGAAGTTAGATCAATCTAATTTTGGTAGAAAAATATTCACCAAGAGTCCATCAACTTACATGGTAACCGATGACTTAGTTGTCTCGCCCGGTTCTTCAACCTCTGCCATTTCCTTCCTGACCGAACTTCAAATTCCTTTCTCAGATTTGGAGGAAAAAGTGATTAGCATTGGCAATAAACAG GGTCTTAATCTTCTAAAAGCTTCTTTGATTTCATCATCTGCTCTGACTGATGGTCTTGGACCATTCattgaaactaaaaatactGAGAAGatcatttcaaaattaataacgCCATTTATGATTTAA
- the LOC101490791 gene encoding 3'-5' exonuclease-like has translation MSISQTDRKCNSTPITPTPFDITIIDRNIPSNTHNIYDIIFDSNLTINTLITSSPSLVDAWFLETNRLHNPFPLLIGLDIEWRPNFQRGRNNRTAVLQLCINNRCLVFQIIHSPFIPTSLTTFLSNINNKFVGVGIEDDIEKLLKDYKIHVANFDDLRTLAAYVLNDREMLKTGIKTLSQRVLGKAVQKPKKVTTSKWDNKKLNEDQVKYATVDAFVSFEVGRRLYSNQFF, from the coding sequence ATGTCAATTTCCCAAACAGACCGTAAGTGTAACTCCACGCCCATCACACCAACACCCTTCGACATCACCATCATTGACCGCAACATCCCTTCCAACACCCACAATATTTACGACATCATCTTCGATTCAAATCTCACTATCAACACCCTTATAACCTCCTCTCCTTCCCTCGTCGACGCCTGGTTCCTCGAAACCAACCGCCTCCACAACCCCTTCCCCCTCCTCATCGGCCTCGATATCGAATGGCGCCCTAACTTCCAACGCGGCCGCAACAACCGCACTGCCGTCCTCCAACTCTGCATCAACAACCGCTGCCTCGTTTTCCAAATCATCCATTCCCCTTTCATCCCTACCTCCCTCACAACTTTCCTATCCAATATTAATAACAAATTCGTTGGCGTTGGAATCGAAGATGATATCGAGAAGCTTCTAAAAGATTATAAAATCCACGTGGCGAATTTCGATGACCTTCGTACCCTTGCTGCTTACGTGTTGAATGATCGAGAGATGTTGAAGACTGGTATTAAAACGTTGTCGCAGCGTGTGCTTGGGAAAGCTGTTCAGAAACCGAAAAAGGTTACTACGAGTAAGTGGGATAATAAGAAGCTTAATGAGGATCAGGTTAAGTATGCTACTGTTGATGCTTTTGTTTCATTTGAAGTTGGTCGTCGTCTTTATTCTAAtcagtttttttaa